The following proteins are co-located in the Apium graveolens cultivar Ventura chromosome 5, ASM990537v1, whole genome shotgun sequence genome:
- the LOC141659051 gene encoding uncharacterized protein LOC141659051, with protein MNALKRLLKQRQQHSQEESEIMNTKVTEAAIVMDFIDTSDEPQGRGSRRGKSSNHQRQRLSRGKNLMEDYFVDRPIFNEDDFRRRYRMRPPVFNRIKTALCTQVSYWHQKAYAVGLLGLLPQQKMTAALRMLAYGAAADQCAEICRIGESTTLECMKKFCEQVEGLFGKEYLRAPTPADLRSLLLRGGQKGFPGMIESINCMHWEWKNCPSGAQNDINVLGQTPVFDKVIARDSPTVVFHVNGKRYNNAYYLADGIYPRYSTFIKIISNPATQAHKLFAKKQEAYRKDVERCFGILQSRWAILRHGARMHKRSTLRSIMMTCIILHNMIVEDEFVESVEENLMNPLASRVYDGPVDYNGVRIHFAPVQRDERNQQAFWDRIENLESTYVHTILQNDLV; from the exons ATGAATGCATTGAAAAGATTGTTGAAGCAGAGGCAACAACACAGTCAAGAAGAGTCTGAAATCATGAATACCAAGGTCACCGAAGCGGCAATAGTGATGGACTTCATCGACACTTCAGATGAACCCCAAGGACGCGGCTCACGGCGTGGCAAATCTTCCAATCATCAAAGACAAAGGCTATCGAGGGGAAAAAATCTCATGGAAGATTACTTCGTTGATCGTCCAATATTCAATGAAGACGACTTCCGTCGAAGGTATAGAATGCGCCCTCCTGTTTTCAATCGCATCAAGACAGCTCTTTGCACTCAAGTTTCCTACTGGCATCAAAAAGCATATGCGGTTGGATTATTGGGGTTGCTGCCCCAACAAAAAATGACTGCTGCATTACGAATGCTAGCTTACGGTGCAGCAGCTGATCAATGTGCCGAAATATGTAGAATAGGAGAATCAACTACACTTGAGTGCATGAAAAAATTTTGTGAGCAAGTGGAAGGACTCTTTGGTAAAGAGTACCTTCGTGCTCCAACACCTGCAGATTTAAGAAGTCTTCTACTAAGAGGCGGACAAAAAGGATTTCCAGGGATGATTGAGAGCATCAATTGTATGCACTGGGAATGGAAGAACTGTCCAAGTGG AGCTCAAAATGATATTAACGTTCTAGGTCAAACTCCCGTATTTGATAAAGTTATCGCAAGAGATAGCCCAACGGTGGTGTTTCACGTCAATGGCAAAAGATACAATAATGCTTATTATCTTGCTGATGGGATTTATCCTAGGTATTCAACATTTATAAAAATCATATCAAATCCTGCCACTCAAGCACATAAATTATTTGCTAAGAAACAGGAAGCATATCGCAAAGATGTAGAGAGGTGTTTTGGTATCTTGCAATCTCGATGGGCAATTCTTCGTCACGGTGCTCGGATGCATAAGCGTTCCACACTTAGAAGTATCATGATGACTTGCATCATATTGCATAACATGATAGTTGAGGATGAATTTGTGGAGTCAGTAGAAGAAAATCTAATGAATCCACTAGCATCACGGGTTTATGACGGGCCGGTAGATTATAATGGAGTTAGAATTCATTTTGCACCAGTACAAAGAGATGAAAGAAATCAACAAGCATTTTGGGATCGTATTGAAAACTTGGAATCAACTTATGTCCATACAATACTCCAAAATGATTTGGTATAG